One Baekduia alba genomic window, CAGCGGCCGCCGCGGTGGCGCCCGCCGCGGCGACGATCTACCTGACCGCATCGCGCGGCGCCGCGCTGGCCGCGGCGGTCGGGATCGCGATGCTGCTGGCCACCGGGCCTGCGCGGCGCGTCCTGCTCGCGCTCGTCCCGGCCGGGCTGGGCGCCGGGATCGCGGTGCTCGCCGCCCGCTCGGTCCACGGGCTCGACGTCGCCGCGCCGAGCGGCGGCGCGCTGGGCGACGGGCACCGCGCCGCGCTGGTGATCCTCGCCGGCGCCGTCGTCGCCGCGGCCGCGCGCGCGGCGGTCCTGCCGCTGGAGCGGCGCGTCGACGGCTGGACGCCGCCTTCGGTCTCGCGCACGCTGCGCGCCGGCGGCGCGGTCGCGGGCCTCGTCGTCGTCCTGACCGCCGGCGTCGCCGTGGCGTTGCACCGGGCCGACGGCGAGGTCTCGTCCGGGCTGGCGCCCAGCGCGCGCTTCCAGGAGATCGGGACCAACGGCCGCGGCGACCTGTGGCGCGTCGCCCTGCGCGAGGGCGCCAGGGCGCATCCCCTCCGCGGCAGCGGCGCCGGGACCTTCGGCCGCCTGTGGGCGCGCGACGGCACCACGCACTTCGACGCCGTCGACGCGCACTCGCTGTACGTCGAGACCGCGGCGGAGCTCGGCCTCGTCGGCCTGGCGCTGCTGGCGGTGCTGCTCGCCACGCTCCTGGTCGGGCTCCTGCGCCGCGCGATCGCGGGACCGCCGGCCTGGGCCGGCCTGGCCGCGGGCGCGACCGCGCTGCTCGCGCACGCCGGCTACGACTTCGACTGGGAGCAGACCGCCCTGATGCTCCCGCTCTTCGCGGCCGGCGGCCTCGCGCTGGCACGGCCGGAGGAAGGCCGGCCGGCGGCGCCCTCGCCCCCGGCGCCCGCTCTCGGCCCGGAGGCCGGCGCCACCGCGGCGGCGCCCTCGCCCCCGACGCCCGCTCTCGGCCCGGAGGCCCGCGCCACCGCGGCAGCGCTCCCGCTCCTCGCGCGCGTCGGCGTCGTCACGCTCGCCGCCGCGCTGGCGCTGGTGCCGGTTGCCGTGCACCGCTCCCAGCGCGACCTCGACGCGGCGTTCGCCGCCTTCCGCGCCGGCGACTGCGCCGCGACGGTCCGCCACGCCCAGGACACCCGCGGCGCGCTCGCGCAGCGGCCCGAGCCCTACGCGCTGCTGGCCTGGTGCGCCGCGCAGCGCCGCGACCCCAAGGCCATCACCTACTCAGCGCAGGCCATCGCCCGCGACCCCGGCGACTGGCGCCTGCGCTTCTCCGACGCGCTCGTGCACGCCCGGCTGGGCCGGGACCCGCGCCCGGCGTTCGCCGCCGCGCTGGCCCGCTCGCCCGGGTCGCTGGACCTGAAGCACGCGCGCCCCACGTTGGGACGCGCGCACCAGCCGGTCTGGTGGCGCCGCGGCGCGGCCGCGGTGCCGTGGCCGGAGCCCCGCCTGGCCGGGCAGCAGCTGCCGGCGCGGACGGGGTGACCCAAGGCCTACTTCTTGTTCGCGACGCAGGTCACGTAGTGCCGCGTCTGCTTGACCGTCTTGCCGGAGTTGAGCGTGCCGACGATCGTCAGCGTGAAGCGGCCGCGCGGCAGGCCCTTGAGGCTGACCGTCGACTTGATGGCCTTGCCCTTGAGCGTCTTGAAGGTCTTGCCGCCGAGCCGGACCGTGACCTTCTTGAAGATCTTGCCGGCGGGCGCCGCGAGGTGGAACGTGATGCGGCGCTTGCTGACGCACGAGGACGGCAGCGAGATGGCCGCCTGGCCGTCGATCGTCGGGACCGGCACCGCGGTGGTCGTGGTCGTCGTCGTGGTCGTCGTCTGCGTGACCGTCTGGCCCGGCGTCGTGACCTGCTCGACGGCCTGGTCGC contains:
- a CDS encoding O-antigen ligase family protein yields the protein MAATGAARRPTRGALLALGALGGLIGWVALSGSWSHAGWRGTLDVARELGALGTLAAFALLGRTDGRARTLLLGLAGAALVVQLAGLGAWLAPDHVHGLPSAARVRLSAPTTYWNATGTIAALGAVWCIALAAADPARAVRVAAAAAVAPAAATIYLTASRGAALAAAVGIAMLLATGPARRVLLALVPAGLGAGIAVLAARSVHGLDVAAPSGGALGDGHRAALVILAGAVVAAAARAAVLPLERRVDGWTPPSVSRTLRAGGAVAGLVVVLTAGVAVALHRADGEVSSGLAPSARFQEIGTNGRGDLWRVALREGARAHPLRGSGAGTFGRLWARDGTTHFDAVDAHSLYVETAAELGLVGLALLAVLLATLLVGLLRRAIAGPPAWAGLAAGATALLAHAGYDFDWEQTALMLPLFAAGGLALARPEEGRPAAPSPPAPALGPEAGATAAAPSPPTPALGPEARATAAALPLLARVGVVTLAAALALVPVAVHRSQRDLDAAFAAFRAGDCAATVRHAQDTRGALAQRPEPYALLAWCAAQRRDPKAITYSAQAIARDPGDWRLRFSDALVHARLGRDPRPAFAAALARSPGSLDLKHARPTLGRAHQPVWWRRGAAAVPWPEPRLAGQQLPARTG